Proteins encoded together in one Mus pahari chromosome 9, PAHARI_EIJ_v1.1, whole genome shotgun sequence window:
- the LOC110326477 gene encoding 40S ribosomal protein S24-like produces MNDTVTIWTRKFMTNRLLQRKQMVIDVLHPEKATIPKTEIREKLAKMYKTTPDVIFVFGFRTYFGGGKTTGFGMIYDSLDYAKKNEPKHRLAKHGLYEKKKTSRKQQKERKNKMKKVRGTEKANVGAGKK; encoded by the coding sequence ATGAATGACACAGTAACCATCTGGACCAGGAAGTTCATGACAAACCGCCTGCTTCAGAGGAAACAGATGGTCATTGATGTCCTTCATCCTGAGAAGGCAACAATACCAAAGACAGAAATTCGGGAAAAGCTGGCCAAAATGTACAAAACCACACCAGATGTCATCTTTGTATTTGGATTCAGAACCTACTTCGGTGGTGGCAAGACAACTGGCTTTGGCATGATCTATGATTCTTTAGATTATGCAAAGAAGAATGAGCCTAAACACAGACTCGCAAAACATGGCctttatgagaagaaaaagacCTCCCGAAAACAGCAAAAGGAACGcaagaacaaaatgaagaaggTCAGGGGCACTGAGAAGGCCAATGTTGGGGCTGGTAAAAAGtga
- the Aifm2 gene encoding apoptosis-inducing factor 2 isoform X2 has translation MGSQVSVDTGAVHVVIVGGGFGGIAAASQLQALNVPFMLVDMKDSFHHNVAALRASVESGFAKKTFISYSVTFKDNFRQGKVIGIDLKNRTVLLQGGEALPFSHLILATGSTGPFPGKFNEVSCQQAAIQAYEDMVKQIQRSQFIVVVGGGSAGVEMAAEIKTEYPEKEVTLIHSRVPLADKELLPCVRQEVKEILLRKGVQLLLSERVSNLEELPRNEYREYIKVETDKGTEVATNLVIVCNGVKINSSAYRSAFESRLASNGALKVNEFLQVEGYSNIYAIGDCADTKEPKMAYHAGLHANVAVANIVNSMKQRPLKAYKPGALTFLLSMGRNDGVGQISGFYVGRLMVRLAKSRDLLISTSWKTMRQSPP, from the exons ATGGGGTCCCAGGTCTCGGTGGATACAGGAGCCGTGCATGTGGTGATCGTGGGCGGGGGCTTCGGAGGGATAGCGGCCGCCAGCCAGCTGCAGGCGCTGAATGTCCCCTTCATGCTGGTGGATATGAAGGACTCCTTCCACCACAATGTGGCAGCCCTCCGGGCCTCCGTGGAGAGTG GGTTCGCCAAAAAGACATTCATTTCCTACTCGGTGACCTTCAAGGACAACTTCCGCCAGGGCAAAGTGATTGGCATAGACTTGAAGAACCGGACGGTGTTGCTACAGGGTGGCGAG gccttgcccttctcacATCTTATCCTGGCCACAGGCAGCACCGGGCCCTTCCCTGGCAAGTTTAACGAGGTGTCCTGCCAGCAGGCAGCCATCCAGGCCTATGAGGACATGGTGAAGCAG ATCCAGCGCTCACAGTTCATCGTGGTGGTGGGAGGCGGCTCTGCAGGAGTAGAGATGGCAGCAGAGATTAAAACCGAGTACCCAGAGAAGGAG GTCACTCTTATCCACTCCAGAGTACCCCTGGCCGACAAGGAGCTCCTGCCCTGCGTGCGGCAGGAAGTGAAGGAGATCCTCCTCCGGAAAGGCGTGCAGCTGCTGCTGA GTGAGCGGGTGAGCAACCTGGAGGAACTGCCTCGCAATGAGTATCGGGAGTACATCAAGGTGGAGACGGACAAGGGCACGGAGGTGGCCACCAACCTGGTGATTGTGTGCAATGGGGTCAAGATCAATAGCTCTGCCTACCGCAGTGCATTCG AGAGTAGGCTGGCCAGCAATGGTGCTCTGAAAGTGAACGAGTTCCTCCAGGTGGAAGGTTACAGCAATATTTATGCCATTGGTGACTGTGCCGATACCAAGGAGCCCAAGATGGCCTACCACGCTGGCCTGCATGCCAACGTTGCTGTGGCCAACATTGTCAACTCCATGAAGCAGAGGCCACTCAAAGCTTACAAGCCAG GTGCGCTGACATTCCTCCTGTCCATGGGCAGAAATGATGGCGTGGGCCAGATCAGTGGCTTCTATGTAGGCCGCCTCATGGTGCGGCTGGCCAAGAGCAGGGACCTTCTCATCTCCACAAGCTGGAAAACCATGCGGCAGTCTCCACCGTGA
- the Aifm2 gene encoding apoptosis-inducing factor 2 isoform X4 has product MGSQVSVDTGAVHVVIVGGGFGGIAAASQLQALNVPFMLVDMKDSFHHNVAALRASVESGFAKKTFISYSVTFKDNFRQGKVIGIDLKNRTVLLQGGEALPFSHLILATGSTGPFPGKFNEVSCQQAAIQAYEDMVKQIQRSQFIVVVGGGSAGVEMAAEIKTEYPEKEVTLIHSRVPLADKELLPCVRQEVKEILLRKGVQLLLSERVSNLEELPRNEYREYIKVETDKGTEVATNLVIVCNGVKINSSAYRSAFESRLASNGALKVNEFLQVEGYSNIYAIGDCADTKEPKMAYHAGLHANVAVANIVNSMKQRPLKAYKPETDQPPAALSPALLSGTPASELTLSEGRINYLQEASHVRALQ; this is encoded by the exons ATGGGGTCCCAGGTCTCGGTGGATACAGGAGCCGTGCATGTGGTGATCGTGGGCGGGGGCTTCGGAGGGATAGCGGCCGCCAGCCAGCTGCAGGCGCTGAATGTCCCCTTCATGCTGGTGGATATGAAGGACTCCTTCCACCACAATGTGGCAGCCCTCCGGGCCTCCGTGGAGAGTG GGTTCGCCAAAAAGACATTCATTTCCTACTCGGTGACCTTCAAGGACAACTTCCGCCAGGGCAAAGTGATTGGCATAGACTTGAAGAACCGGACGGTGTTGCTACAGGGTGGCGAG gccttgcccttctcacATCTTATCCTGGCCACAGGCAGCACCGGGCCCTTCCCTGGCAAGTTTAACGAGGTGTCCTGCCAGCAGGCAGCCATCCAGGCCTATGAGGACATGGTGAAGCAG ATCCAGCGCTCACAGTTCATCGTGGTGGTGGGAGGCGGCTCTGCAGGAGTAGAGATGGCAGCAGAGATTAAAACCGAGTACCCAGAGAAGGAG GTCACTCTTATCCACTCCAGAGTACCCCTGGCCGACAAGGAGCTCCTGCCCTGCGTGCGGCAGGAAGTGAAGGAGATCCTCCTCCGGAAAGGCGTGCAGCTGCTGCTGA GTGAGCGGGTGAGCAACCTGGAGGAACTGCCTCGCAATGAGTATCGGGAGTACATCAAGGTGGAGACGGACAAGGGCACGGAGGTGGCCACCAACCTGGTGATTGTGTGCAATGGGGTCAAGATCAATAGCTCTGCCTACCGCAGTGCATTCG AGAGTAGGCTGGCCAGCAATGGTGCTCTGAAAGTGAACGAGTTCCTCCAGGTGGAAGGTTACAGCAATATTTATGCCATTGGTGACTGTGCCGATACCAAGGAGCCCAAGATGGCCTACCACGCTGGCCTGCATGCCAACGTTGCTGTGGCCAACATTGTCAACTCCATGAAGCAGAGGCCACTCAAAGCTTACAAGCCAG AGACTGACCAACCACCGGCAGCTTTGTCCCCAGCTCTGCTGTCGGGGACACCAGCCAGCGAGCTCACCCTCTCTGAGGGAAGGATCAACTACCTGCAGGAAGCCAGCCATGTGAGAGCTCTTCAGTGA
- the Aifm2 gene encoding apoptosis-inducing factor 2 isoform X1, giving the protein MGSQVSVDTGAVHVVIVGGGFGGIAAASQLQALNVPFMLVDMKDSFHHNVAALRASVESGFAKKTFISYSVTFKDNFRQGKVIGIDLKNRTVLLQGGEALPFSHLILATGSTGPFPGKFNEVSCQQAAIQAYEDMVKQIQRSQFIVVVGGGSAGVEMAAEIKTEYPEKEVTLIHSRVPLADKELLPCVRQEVKEILLRKGVQLLLSERVSNLEELPRNEYREYIKVETDKGTEVATNLVIVCNGVKINSSAYRSAFAESRLASNGALKVNEFLQVEGYSNIYAIGDCADTKEPKMAYHAGLHANVAVANIVNSMKQRPLKAYKPGALTFLLSMGRNDGVGQISGFYVGRLMVRLAKSRDLLISTSWKTMRQSPP; this is encoded by the exons ATGGGGTCCCAGGTCTCGGTGGATACAGGAGCCGTGCATGTGGTGATCGTGGGCGGGGGCTTCGGAGGGATAGCGGCCGCCAGCCAGCTGCAGGCGCTGAATGTCCCCTTCATGCTGGTGGATATGAAGGACTCCTTCCACCACAATGTGGCAGCCCTCCGGGCCTCCGTGGAGAGTG GGTTCGCCAAAAAGACATTCATTTCCTACTCGGTGACCTTCAAGGACAACTTCCGCCAGGGCAAAGTGATTGGCATAGACTTGAAGAACCGGACGGTGTTGCTACAGGGTGGCGAG gccttgcccttctcacATCTTATCCTGGCCACAGGCAGCACCGGGCCCTTCCCTGGCAAGTTTAACGAGGTGTCCTGCCAGCAGGCAGCCATCCAGGCCTATGAGGACATGGTGAAGCAG ATCCAGCGCTCACAGTTCATCGTGGTGGTGGGAGGCGGCTCTGCAGGAGTAGAGATGGCAGCAGAGATTAAAACCGAGTACCCAGAGAAGGAG GTCACTCTTATCCACTCCAGAGTACCCCTGGCCGACAAGGAGCTCCTGCCCTGCGTGCGGCAGGAAGTGAAGGAGATCCTCCTCCGGAAAGGCGTGCAGCTGCTGCTGA GTGAGCGGGTGAGCAACCTGGAGGAACTGCCTCGCAATGAGTATCGGGAGTACATCAAGGTGGAGACGGACAAGGGCACGGAGGTGGCCACCAACCTGGTGATTGTGTGCAATGGGGTCAAGATCAATAGCTCTGCCTACCGCAGTGCATTCG CAGAGAGTAGGCTGGCCAGCAATGGTGCTCTGAAAGTGAACGAGTTCCTCCAGGTGGAAGGTTACAGCAATATTTATGCCATTGGTGACTGTGCCGATACCAAGGAGCCCAAGATGGCCTACCACGCTGGCCTGCATGCCAACGTTGCTGTGGCCAACATTGTCAACTCCATGAAGCAGAGGCCACTCAAAGCTTACAAGCCAG GTGCGCTGACATTCCTCCTGTCCATGGGCAGAAATGATGGCGTGGGCCAGATCAGTGGCTTCTATGTAGGCCGCCTCATGGTGCGGCTGGCCAAGAGCAGGGACCTTCTCATCTCCACAAGCTGGAAAACCATGCGGCAGTCTCCACCGTGA
- the Aifm2 gene encoding apoptosis-inducing factor 2 isoform X3: protein MGSQVSVDTGAVHVVIVGGGFGGIAAASQLQALNVPFMLVDMKDSFHHNVAALRASVESGFAKKTFISYSVTFKDNFRQGKVIGIDLKNRTVLLQGGEALPFSHLILATGSTGPFPGKFNEVSCQQAAIQAYEDMVKQIQRSQFIVVVGGGSAGVEMAAEIKTEYPEKEVTLIHSRVPLADKELLPCVRQEVKEILLRKGVQLLLSERVSNLEELPRNEYREYIKVETDKGTEVATNLVIVCNGVKINSSAYRSAFGALTFLLSMGRNDGVGQISGFYVGRLMVRLAKSRDLLISTSWKTMRQSPP from the exons ATGGGGTCCCAGGTCTCGGTGGATACAGGAGCCGTGCATGTGGTGATCGTGGGCGGGGGCTTCGGAGGGATAGCGGCCGCCAGCCAGCTGCAGGCGCTGAATGTCCCCTTCATGCTGGTGGATATGAAGGACTCCTTCCACCACAATGTGGCAGCCCTCCGGGCCTCCGTGGAGAGTG GGTTCGCCAAAAAGACATTCATTTCCTACTCGGTGACCTTCAAGGACAACTTCCGCCAGGGCAAAGTGATTGGCATAGACTTGAAGAACCGGACGGTGTTGCTACAGGGTGGCGAG gccttgcccttctcacATCTTATCCTGGCCACAGGCAGCACCGGGCCCTTCCCTGGCAAGTTTAACGAGGTGTCCTGCCAGCAGGCAGCCATCCAGGCCTATGAGGACATGGTGAAGCAG ATCCAGCGCTCACAGTTCATCGTGGTGGTGGGAGGCGGCTCTGCAGGAGTAGAGATGGCAGCAGAGATTAAAACCGAGTACCCAGAGAAGGAG GTCACTCTTATCCACTCCAGAGTACCCCTGGCCGACAAGGAGCTCCTGCCCTGCGTGCGGCAGGAAGTGAAGGAGATCCTCCTCCGGAAAGGCGTGCAGCTGCTGCTGA GTGAGCGGGTGAGCAACCTGGAGGAACTGCCTCGCAATGAGTATCGGGAGTACATCAAGGTGGAGACGGACAAGGGCACGGAGGTGGCCACCAACCTGGTGATTGTGTGCAATGGGGTCAAGATCAATAGCTCTGCCTACCGCAGTGCATTCG GTGCGCTGACATTCCTCCTGTCCATGGGCAGAAATGATGGCGTGGGCCAGATCAGTGGCTTCTATGTAGGCCGCCTCATGGTGCGGCTGGCCAAGAGCAGGGACCTTCTCATCTCCACAAGCTGGAAAACCATGCGGCAGTCTCCACCGTGA